The stretch of DNA tctcacacacacacacacacacacacacacacacaaacacacacacacacacacacacacacacacacacacacacacacacacacacatgcccacttcCACTCTTTGTAGTCTGTGTGCGCGTTTATGTGTGACTGAAccgagtttgtgcgtgtgtgtgtgtgtgtgtgtgtgtgtgtgtgtgtgtgtgtgtgtgtgtgtgtttacgtgcgcgtgcgcgtgcgcgcccgcgagtgtgtctgtgtatcaaagAATCAAGCCTAGCAAATGTTTACAAAATCAAAATGATCCAACTACACTTTATAATTCTTCATAAACATCTTTATTTTTCGAAATGACCTGTTGTGTGCGTGGGTGGTGTTCCTAAAAGATGACACAGTTACATTGCCTGTTTTCAGCAGCTATGCCTGGGCTGACAAGGTCTTCGTCGACAACCCCCACGACAGACACCACATCGACAGCCACACAAGCAGCAAGTTCTGCAACGTCAGACCCTGCCAGTGTCGACTCCACCACAGCACAGACTACAACGACTGCTACAGAAACAACTTCTGGCGCCGCTGACACAACCACTACGGCAGaaacaactgttgcggacacagccactactgttgcggacacagccactactgttgcggacacagccactactgttgcggacacagccactactgttgcggacacagccactactgttccggacacagccacaactgttgcggacacagccactactgttgcggacacagccacaactgttgcggacacaggcacaactgttgcggacacagccacaactgttgcggacacagccactactgcagaaacaacaacggttgcggacacagccactacagcagaaacaacaacggTTGCGGACACTGCCactactgttgcggacacagccaccacagcagaaacaacaactgttgcggacacagccacaactgttgcggacacaggcacaactgttgcggacacagccacaactgttgcggacacagccactactgcagaaacaacaacggttgcggacacagccactacagcagaaacaacaacggTTGCGGACACTGCCactactgttgcggacacagccaccacagcagaaacaacaactgttgcggacacagccactactgcagaaacaacaacggttgcggacacagccaccaCAGCAGaaacaactgttgcggacacagccacaactgttgCAGACACAGCCACTACATCAGaaacaactgttgcggacacagccacaactgttgcggacacagccacaactgttgcggacacagccactactgcagaaacaacaactgttgcggacacagccactactgttgcggacacagccacaactgttgcggacacagccactacagcagaaacaacaactgttgcggacacagccactactgttgcggacacagccactactgttgcggacacagccactactgttgcggacacagccactacagcagaaacaacaactgttgcggacacagccactactgcagaaacaacaactgttgcggacacagccactactgttgcggacacagccacaactgttgcggacacagccactactgcagaaacaacaactgttgcggacacagccactactgttgcggacacagccactactgttgcggacacagccactactgttgcggacacagccactacagcagaaacaacaactgttgcggacacagccacaactgcagaaacaacaactgttgctgacacagccactactgttgCAGACACGGCCaccacagcagaaacaacaactgttgcggacacagccactactgttgCAGACACGGCCaccacagcagaaacaacaactgttgcggacacagccactacagcagaaacaacaactgttgcggacacagccactactccagaaacaacaactgttgcagACACAGCCAGTactgcagaaacaacaactgttgcggacacagccacaactgttgcggacacagccactactgttgctgacacagccactactgttgcggacacagccactactgttgaagacacagccacaactgttgcggacacagccactactgttgctgacacagccactacagcagaaacaacaactgttgctgACACAGCCACTACTATTGCAgacacagccactactgttgCAGACACAGCCaccacagcagaaacaacaactgttgctgacacagccactactgtagaaacaacaactgttgcagACACAGCCACTACTGTTCCGGACACAGCCACAAatgcagaaacaacaactgttgctgACGCAGCCACTACTGTTGCAGACACAGCCACTactgcagaaacaacaactgttgctgacacagccacaactgttgcagacacagccactactgttgcggacacagccacaactgttgcggacacagccactactgttgcggacacagccacaactgctgcggacacagccaccacagcagaaacaacaactgttgcggacacagccacaactgttgcagacacagccactactgcagaaacaacaactgttgcggacacagccaccacagcagaaacaacaactgttgcggacacagccacaactgttgcggatacagccactactgttgcggacacagccactacagcagaaacaacaactgttgcggacacagccactacatcagaatcaacaactgttgcggacacagccactacggttgcggacacagccaccacagcagaaacaacaactgttgcggacacagccacaactgttgcggacacagccactactgtagaaacaacaactgttgcggacacagccacaactgttgcagacacagccactactgtagaaacaacaactgttgctgacacagccactactgtagaaacaacaactgttgctgacacagccactactgcagaaacaacaactgttgcggacacagccactactgcagaaacaacaactgttgcggacacagccactactgttgcggacacagccactactgttgcggacacagccactgcAGCTGAAACAACAattgttgcggacacagccactactgttgcggacacagccacttcTGTAGTAACAACAACTGTTGCTGACACAGCcactacagcagaaacaacaactgttgcggacacagccactacagcagaaacaacaactgttgcggacacagccactactgcagaaacaacaactgttgcggacacagccactacagcagaaacaacaactgttgcggacactgCCACTactgcagaaacaacaactgttgcggacacagccactactgttCCGGACACAGCCACAACTCTTGCAGACACAGCCACTACATCAGaaacaactgttgcggacacagccactactgttgcggacacagccactacagcagaaacaacaactgttgcggacacagccacaactgttgcggacacagccacaactgttgTGGACACAGCTACTactgcagaaacaacaactgttgctgacacagccactacagcagaaacaacaactgttgcggacacagccacaactgttgcggacacagccactactgcagaaacaacaactgttgcggacacagccacaactgttgcggacacagccactactgttgcggacacagccacaactgttgcggacacagccactactgttgcggacacagccactacagcagaaacaacaactgttgcggacacagccacaactgttgcggacacagccacaactgttgcggacacagccactactgttgcggacacagccactacagcagaaacaacaactgttgcggacacagccactactgttgcggacacagccactacagcagaaacaacaactgttgcggacacagccactactgttgcggacacagccacaactgttgcggacacagccacaactgttgcggacacagccactacagcagaaacaacaactgttgcggacacagccacaactgttgcggacacagccactacatcagaaacaactgttgcggacacagccacaactgttgcggacacagccactacagcagaaacaacaactgttgcggacacagccactacagcagaaacaacaactgttgcggacacagccactactgttgcagacacagccacaactgttgcggacacagccactactgcagaaacaacaactgttgcggacacagccactacagcagaaacaacaactgttgcggacacagccactactgcagaaacaacaactgttgcggacacagccactactgttCCGGACACAGCCACAACTCTTGCAGACACAGCCACTACATCAGaaacaactgttgcggacacagccacaactgttgcggacacagccactacagcagaaacaacaactgttgcggacacagccactacagcagaaacaacaactgttgcggacacagccacaactgttgcggacacagccactacagcagaaacaacaactgttgcggacacagccacaactgttgcggacacagccactactgttgctgacacagccacaactgttgcggacacagccacaactgttgcggacacagccactactgcagaaacaacaactgttgcggacacagccactacagcagaaacaacaactgttgcggacacagccactactgcagaaacaacaactgttgcggacacagccactacagcagaaacaacaactgttgctgacacagccactactgttgcggacacagccacaactgttgcagacacagccactactgttgCTGACACAGCCactgcagcagaaacaacaactgttgcggacGCAGCGACTACTGTTGCGGACACTGCCACTactgcagaaacaacaactgtttcggacacagccactactgttCCGGACACAGCCACAACTCTTGCAGACATAGCCACTACATCAGaaacaactgttgcggacacagccacaactgttgcggacacagccacaactgttgcggacacagccactacagcagaaacaacaactgttgcggacacagccacaactgttgcggacacagccactactgttgcggacacagccactacagcagaaacaacaactgttgcggacacagccacaactgttgcggacacagccactacagcagaaacaacaactgttgcggacacagccacaactgttgcggacacagccactactgttgcggacacagccacaactgttgcggacacagccactactgttgcggacacagccactactgttgcggacacagccactactgcagaaacaacaactgttgcggacacagccacaactgttgcggacacagccactactgttgcggacacagccacaactgttgcggacacagccacaactgttgcggacacagccactactgcagaaacaacaactgttgcggacacagccactacagcagaaacaacaactgttgcggacacagccactactgcagaaacaacaactgttgcggacacagccactacagcagaaacaacaactgttgcggacacagccactactgttgcggacacagccacaactgttgcagacacagccacaactgttgcagacacagccactactgttgcggacacagccactactgttgcggacacagccacaactgttgCAGACACAGCCACTACATCAGaaacaactgttgcggacacagccacaactgttgcggacacagccacaactgttgcggacacagccactacagcagaaacaacaactgttgcggacacagccacaactgttgcggacacagccacaactgttgcggacacagccactacagcagaaacaacaactgttgcggacacagccacaactgttgcggacacagccactacagcagaaacaacaactgttgcggacacagccacaactgttgcggacacagccactactgttgcggacacagccacaactgttgcggacacagccactactgttgcagacacagccactactgttgcagacacagccactacagcagaaacaacaactgttgctgacacagccactacagcagaaacaacaactgttgcggacacagccactacagcagaaacaacaactgttgcggacacagccactactgcagaaacaacaactgttgcggacacagccacaactgttgcggacacagccactactgttgcggacacagccacaactgttgcggacacagccactactgttgcggacacagccactacagcagaaacaacaactgttgcagacacagccactactgttgCGGCCACAGCCACTACCGTTG from Babylonia areolata isolate BAREFJ2019XMU chromosome 18, ASM4173473v1, whole genome shotgun sequence encodes:
- the LOC143292325 gene encoding uncharacterized protein LOC143292325 → MQKQQLLLTQPLLLQTQPLLQKQQLHSHYIRNNYTATTVADTATAAETTTVADAATTVADTATTAETTTVSDTATTVPDTATTLADIATTSETTVADTATTVADTATTVADTATTAETTTVADTATTVADTATTVADTATTAETTTVADTATTVADTATTAETTTVADTATTVADTATTVADTATTVADTATTVADTATTVADTATTAETTTVADTATTVADTATTVADTATTVADTATTVADTATTAETTTVADTATTAETTTVADTATTAETTTVADTATTAETTTVADTATTVADTATTVADTATTVADTATTVADTATTVADTATTVADTATTSETTVADTATTVADTATTVADTATTAETTTVADTATTVADTATTVADTATTAETTTVADTATTVADTATTAETTTVADTATTVADTATTVADTATTVADTATTVADTATTVADTATTAETTTVADTATTAETTTVADTATTAETTTVADTATTAETTTVADTATTVADTATTVADTATTVADTATTVADTATTAETTTVADTATTVAATATTVADTATTVADTATTAETTTVADTATTVADTSTTAETTTVADTATTVADTATTVADTATTVADAATTVAETATTAETTTVADTATTVADTATTLETTVANTATTVADTATTSETTVADTATTVADTATTVADTATTSETTVADTATTVADTATTVADTATTAETTTVADTTTTTETTTTTTLRTTQFPVQNPNLDGAVFLMNIKILVLVKTDFDNAWGKGLKEQFEAPFRLRFPDTFIGMFIKEIPTGQGNRRKRREAATTASPGYSTVDLGANFSAGNLVELDEVQQEEFKNNVTDAIKALNNTINDTNVAIQPEVAVDFDEFVRKLQDACLAQGGTEPLCPGDRFCENGRCYHICDNHTCSSHGLCYPQPINGVYSAQCRCVSDGVYDYSGPLCDEATLQARWVGAIAGGVFGLVFLVLLLTVIIYCCRRRRNRDKDLSSLEGSSGGYDRHYVLPKYNPGYDNAQFQREGMTDMYFPATSDQPSMARFYGSAMLLTEEPFVIKRPQVTAIARPSTE